The Streptomyces sp. RKAG293 genome includes a region encoding these proteins:
- a CDS encoding RICIN domain-containing protein has translation MDHPYGPPAVRSDAGAHRPVADHPGLELAMRVRSLLVAVLCVLGGAGLTAAPADATPATAPAAATGTAYYVNCAGGNDTAAGTSPAAAWRSLAKVGATVFAPGDQILFQRGTACAGTLAPQGSGSAGSPITVDAYGTGASPLIAGGGAARAVLLRNQQWWEIRNLEITNKGPAAGNRRGVSVELTDFGTARHFVLENLDIHDVNGDDTKDLGGSGGIYFAVSGVTTQTAFDSVTIRNNTVRAVDREGVFFVSTWNRSGFEAHSAGVFVPWTGVVISGNRLADLGGDGIVPGNTTGALIDGNTVAGFQRRSAGYNAGIWAYDTDDAVFQHNEVSGGATTRDGMAYDVDQGSVGTVFQYNYSHDNAGGFFLLCNATGILRTAVIRYNISQNDSYRGFENCSGGIESADVYNNTVSIGPGISQSVIQENNTTRRNVRFRDNTVVKTGSGTASMTLRGGGYVLDHNDLVNVSGAPAGAGLSADPRLRAAGTATDRSHADGYQLCAGSPALNAGTAISGNGGLDYFGGPVAAGAPNIGAYAGAGVNCDGPIVSGAAYEIGRTGGAQAVDVPGSSTTPGTQLIQWTWHGGPNQRWTLTANADGSYTARNAGSGQCMDVNGGSTGAGAAVIQWTCTGNDNQHWRIAAAPGGGFTLASQHSGLLLTAAGTADGDALTQQPATGGDAQRWSLTPAAA, from the coding sequence TTGGATCACCCGTACGGCCCTCCGGCCGTACGCAGCGACGCCGGCGCGCACCGCCCGGTGGCGGACCACCCCGGGCTGGAGTTGGCGATGCGCGTCCGATCACTTCTTGTCGCGGTGCTGTGCGTACTGGGTGGTGCGGGGCTGACGGCCGCCCCTGCCGACGCCACCCCGGCAACCGCCCCGGCCGCCGCAACCGGCACCGCGTACTACGTGAACTGCGCGGGTGGCAACGACACCGCCGCCGGCACCTCACCCGCCGCCGCATGGCGGTCGCTGGCCAAGGTCGGCGCGACCGTGTTCGCGCCCGGCGACCAGATCCTGTTCCAGCGCGGGACGGCCTGCGCCGGGACGCTGGCACCGCAGGGCTCCGGGTCCGCGGGCAGCCCGATCACCGTGGACGCGTACGGCACGGGTGCCAGTCCGCTGATCGCCGGTGGCGGGGCGGCGCGGGCGGTGCTGCTGCGCAATCAGCAGTGGTGGGAGATCCGCAATCTGGAGATCACCAACAAGGGACCGGCGGCGGGCAACCGGCGCGGTGTCTCGGTGGAGCTGACCGACTTCGGCACCGCCCGGCACTTCGTGCTGGAGAACCTCGACATCCACGACGTCAACGGCGACGACACCAAGGACCTCGGCGGCAGCGGCGGGATCTACTTCGCCGTCAGCGGTGTGACCACGCAGACCGCGTTCGACTCCGTCACGATCAGGAATAACACGGTGCGCGCGGTGGACCGCGAGGGCGTCTTCTTCGTCTCCACCTGGAACCGGTCCGGCTTCGAGGCGCACAGCGCCGGCGTCTTCGTCCCCTGGACCGGCGTCGTGATCAGCGGCAACCGGCTGGCGGACCTCGGCGGTGACGGGATCGTCCCCGGCAACACCACGGGCGCGCTGATCGACGGGAACACCGTGGCCGGCTTCCAGCGGCGGTCCGCCGGCTACAACGCGGGCATCTGGGCGTACGACACCGACGACGCGGTGTTCCAGCACAACGAGGTCAGCGGCGGCGCCACCACCCGCGACGGCATGGCCTACGACGTGGACCAGGGCTCCGTCGGCACGGTCTTCCAGTACAACTACAGCCACGACAACGCGGGCGGATTCTTCCTGCTGTGCAACGCCACCGGCATCCTGCGCACCGCCGTCATCCGCTACAACATCAGTCAGAACGACTCCTACCGCGGCTTCGAGAACTGCTCGGGCGGCATCGAATCCGCCGACGTGTACAACAACACCGTCTCCATCGGTCCTGGGATCAGCCAGTCGGTGATCCAGGAGAACAACACCACCCGGCGCAACGTCAGATTCCGCGACAACACGGTGGTCAAAACCGGCTCCGGCACCGCGTCCATGACGCTGCGCGGCGGAGGCTACGTCCTGGACCACAACGACCTCGTCAACGTCTCCGGTGCGCCGGCCGGCGCGGGTCTGTCCGCCGATCCGCGGCTGCGGGCGGCGGGCACCGCCACGGACCGGTCCCACGCGGACGGCTACCAGCTGTGCGCCGGCTCACCCGCGCTGAACGCCGGTACGGCGATCAGCGGGAACGGCGGCCTCGACTACTTCGGCGGCCCGGTCGCGGCAGGCGCCCCGAACATCGGCGCCTACGCCGGTGCCGGGGTGAACTGCGACGGGCCCATCGTCTCCGGCGCCGCCTACGAGATCGGCCGCACCGGCGGCGCGCAGGCCGTGGACGTGCCCGGATCGTCCACGACGCCCGGCACCCAGCTGATCCAGTGGACCTGGCACGGCGGACCCAACCAGCGCTGGACCCTCACCGCGAACGCGGACGGCAGCTACACCGCCAGGAACGCCGGCTCCGGCCAGTGCATGGACGTCAACGGCGGATCGACGGGCGCCGGGGCCGCCGTCATCCAGTGGACCTGCACCGGCAACGACAACCAGCACTGGCGTATCGCCGCGGCCCCGGGCGGCGGCTTCACCCTCGCCTCGCAGCACAGCGGGCTGCTGCTCACCGCCGCCGGAACCGCCGACGGCGACGCCCTCACGCAGCAGC
- a CDS encoding GPP34 family phosphoprotein has product MELTVAEELLLLGRGPDGRSTMSGLVATRGVAGALLIELALREHVIVRDGKLVAAKGDTGGPADPELDALYEQIRDERPRSPKRWVQKAESRRVNARVLAGLAAKGVLREEPHRVLGLFPSTRWSGQDPALADGIRGRLTAVVQGESPNARDAALIALVDACGLAKKLFPTVDAHTRKARIKELSQAQWAAAAVRDAVVAVRAGVAAAIASASSASSGG; this is encoded by the coding sequence ATGGAACTGACGGTGGCGGAAGAGCTGTTGTTGCTGGGCCGCGGCCCTGACGGCAGGAGCACCATGTCGGGACTGGTGGCCACCCGCGGCGTCGCGGGCGCCCTGCTCATCGAACTGGCGCTGCGCGAGCACGTCATCGTGCGGGACGGCAAGCTCGTCGCCGCCAAGGGCGACACCGGCGGCCCGGCCGACCCGGAACTCGACGCCCTGTACGAGCAGATCCGCGACGAGCGGCCGCGCAGCCCCAAGAGGTGGGTGCAGAAGGCGGAGTCCCGCCGGGTGAACGCACGGGTGCTGGCGGGGCTCGCCGCCAAGGGTGTGCTGCGCGAGGAGCCGCACCGGGTGCTCGGCCTGTTCCCGTCCACACGGTGGTCCGGTCAGGATCCGGCGCTGGCGGACGGTATCCGGGGGCGTCTCACCGCGGTCGTCCAAGGCGAGTCGCCGAACGCCCGGGACGCCGCGCTCATCGCCCTGGTGGATGCCTGCGGGCTCGCCAAGAAGCTCTTCCCAACCGTGGACGCCCACACCCGCAAGGCCCGCATCAAGGAACTGTCCCAGGCCCAGTGGGCCGCGGCGGCCGTCCGGGACGCGGTCGTCGCGGTACGGGCCGGTGTGGCGGCGGCCATCGCGTCCGCCAGCTCGGCGAGCTCGGGCGGCTGA
- a CDS encoding CAP domain-containing protein: MNRETQPPTSTPEPGASSAPYQQLPEGRGTHSAAGRGRSAGRHSGRSGQHRGRRSRWAATVGGAAALIAVAGGGYTVVQSTTDRTDETRSAAGPAPVTDAPDPAGTPGGASAATGSAAPAAPTRSASATTAPSAQRPGTHPATTAPHTTGAGTTGTGTGTGGTSTGAGSRKAPSSSTLSGGGTTAQYARQVVEMVNAERARQGCKPVTVNAKLQAAAQAHSDDMAARNYYEHDTPEGVGPGARMTSAGYHWSTWGENIYKSPKDAQTAMDGWMKSPGHRDNILNCAFKEIGVGINMSSNGPWWTQDFAAAS, encoded by the coding sequence GTGAACCGTGAGACCCAGCCCCCGACGTCCACCCCGGAACCGGGCGCGAGCAGCGCCCCGTACCAGCAGCTCCCGGAGGGCCGGGGCACGCACTCCGCCGCCGGCCGGGGCCGCAGCGCCGGGCGGCACAGCGGGCGGAGCGGTCAGCACCGGGGGCGCCGCTCACGGTGGGCGGCGACCGTCGGCGGCGCCGCCGCGCTGATAGCCGTCGCGGGCGGCGGGTACACCGTGGTCCAGTCGACGACGGACCGGACCGACGAGACGCGTTCGGCCGCGGGCCCCGCTCCGGTCACGGACGCCCCCGATCCGGCGGGAACCCCGGGCGGCGCCTCGGCGGCCACGGGCTCGGCGGCCCCCGCCGCTCCTACCCGGAGCGCCTCCGCCACGACAGCCCCCTCCGCGCAGCGGCCGGGCACCCACCCGGCCACCACCGCGCCGCACACCACCGGAGCGGGCACCACCGGAACGGGCACCGGTACCGGGGGGACCAGCACGGGGGCGGGCTCCCGTAAGGCACCGTCCTCAAGCACGTTGTCCGGCGGCGGGACCACCGCCCAGTACGCGCGGCAGGTCGTGGAGATGGTCAACGCCGAACGCGCCCGGCAGGGCTGCAAGCCCGTCACCGTCAACGCGAAACTCCAGGCCGCGGCCCAGGCGCACTCCGACGACATGGCCGCCCGCAACTACTACGAGCACGACACCCCCGAGGGCGTCGGGCCGGGCGCGCGGATGACGTCCGCCGGCTACCACTGGAGCACATGGGGCGAAAACATCTACAAGAGCCCCAAGGACGCCCAAACCGCGATGGACGGCTGGATGAAGAGCCCTGGACACCGTGACAACATCCTCAACTGCGCCTTCAAAGAGATCGGCGTCGGCATCAACATGAGTTCGAACGGTCCGTGGTGGACCCAGGACTTCGCCGCGGCCTCCTGA
- a CDS encoding TetR/AcrR family transcriptional regulator yields the protein MPATGPRPLRADAQRNRDRVLAAAVRAFSQDGPEVTLDAIAKDAGVGIGTLYRHFPTREALVDAAYHNELTKLCDAAERLLATMAPDEATRTWMDHFVDYMTAKRGMADALRALIASGGNPFAHSRDQLVAALTTLLTAGAAAGTVRSDVDPGDVLVSLSGVSLAAGEPAQRELARRLLDLLMDGLRYRSGAPA from the coding sequence GTGCCGGCCACCGGACCCCGCCCCCTGCGCGCCGACGCGCAGCGCAACCGCGACCGGGTGCTCGCCGCCGCCGTGCGTGCGTTCTCCCAGGACGGGCCGGAGGTGACGCTCGACGCCATCGCGAAGGACGCGGGCGTGGGCATCGGCACGCTCTACCGGCACTTCCCCACCCGCGAGGCGCTCGTCGACGCGGCCTATCACAACGAGCTCACCAAGCTGTGCGACGCCGCCGAGCGGCTCCTCGCGACGATGGCGCCGGACGAGGCGACGCGGACCTGGATGGATCACTTCGTCGACTACATGACGGCCAAGCGCGGCATGGCCGACGCCCTGCGGGCGCTCATCGCCTCCGGCGGCAACCCGTTCGCCCACAGCCGTGACCAGCTGGTCGCCGCCCTCACCACCCTGCTGACGGCGGGCGCCGCCGCCGGGACCGTCCGCTCGGACGTCGACCCCGGCGATGTCCTCGTCAGCCTGAGCGGGGTCTCCCTCGCGGCCGGCGAACCCGCCCAGCGCGAACTGGCCCGCCGGCTGCTCGATCTGCTGATGGACGGCCTGCGCTATCGCTCCGGCGCCCCCGCCTGA
- a CDS encoding SDR family NAD(P)-dependent oxidoreductase — protein sequence MTSATPAPLATPFRFESTAAEVVAGVDLTGRRVIVTGGASGIGIETVRALAGAGAEVTLAVRDLAAGDRTVQDVIATTGNKQLSVAPLDLADQASVAAFNAAWDGPLHILVNNAGMMASPEMRTPQGWEMQFATNHLGHFALATGLHGALAAAGGARVVSVSSSAHLRSPVVFEDIHFRERAYEPWAAYGQSKTANVLFAVEATQRWADDGITVNALMPGAIRTNLQRHITDEELERLRAQSGGGAMRWKTPEQGAATSVLVATSPLLDGIGGRYFEDCNEAAPNEPGSRSGVAPYALDPEAAERLWRVSTETLAS from the coding sequence ATGACTTCCGCCACCCCCGCCCCCCTCGCCACGCCGTTCCGTTTCGAGTCCACCGCCGCCGAGGTCGTGGCCGGTGTCGATCTCACCGGCCGCCGGGTCATCGTGACCGGCGGGGCGTCCGGCATCGGCATCGAGACCGTCCGGGCGCTCGCCGGCGCCGGTGCCGAGGTGACGCTGGCCGTCCGGGACCTGGCGGCGGGCGACCGCACCGTCCAGGACGTCATCGCGACCACCGGCAACAAGCAGCTCTCCGTCGCGCCGCTCGACCTCGCCGACCAGGCGTCCGTCGCGGCCTTCAACGCCGCGTGGGACGGCCCGCTGCACATCCTCGTCAACAACGCCGGCATGATGGCCTCCCCCGAAATGCGTACGCCGCAGGGGTGGGAGATGCAGTTCGCCACCAACCACCTCGGCCACTTCGCGCTCGCCACCGGGCTGCACGGCGCGCTCGCGGCAGCCGGCGGCGCCCGCGTCGTGTCCGTCAGTTCCAGTGCCCACCTGCGCTCACCGGTCGTCTTCGAGGACATCCACTTCCGTGAGCGCGCCTACGAGCCGTGGGCCGCGTACGGGCAGTCCAAGACCGCCAACGTGCTGTTCGCCGTCGAGGCCACGCAGCGCTGGGCGGACGACGGCATCACCGTCAACGCCCTGATGCCCGGCGCGATCCGCACCAACCTGCAGCGGCACATCACCGACGAGGAGCTCGAACGGCTCCGTGCCCAGAGCGGTGGCGGCGCCATGCGGTGGAAGACGCCGGAGCAGGGCGCCGCCACCTCCGTGCTCGTCGCGACGTCACCGCTGCTCGACGGCATCGGCGGCCGGTACTTCGAGGACTGCAACGAAGCCGCGCCCAACGAGCCGGGCAGCCGCAGCGGCGTCGCCCCCTACGCCCTCGACCCCGAAGCGGCCGAGCGGTTGTGGCGGGTGTCCACCGAGACGCTCGCCTCGTAG
- a CDS encoding Pls/PosA family non-ribosomal peptide synthetase: MWPVAGAAPARTLLDVLEASARAHPDAPALDTSTITGAGSGSGLTTDAGPGLLDYRALTARVTELADRLAAAGIGRGDRVGVRVPSGTAELYLAILAVLRTGAAYVPVDADDPAERAELIWSDAAVCAVIGAGCVIVPRPAQRPGGRPGRPGPDDDAWIIFTSGTTGRPKGVAVSHRSAAAFVDAEARIFLTEAPLGPGDRVLAGLSVAFDASCEEMWLAWRHGACLVPAPRSLVRAGVDLGPWLVERGVTVVSTVPTLVALWPVESLARVRLLILGGEACPAELVDRLAAPGRELWNTYGPTETTVVACAALLTPGRPVRIGTPLDGWEIAVVNGEGKPVAWHETGELLIGGVGAARYLDPAKDAEKFRPHPWLRGPRVYRSGDLVVAEPEGLVFVGRADEQVKLAGRRVELGEIDAALRALPGVRSAAAAVRNTAAGGQVLVGYLVLDPPEGKKGLDSTALPDPRFDPGAARALLLERLPATLVPVLAVVDELPTRTSGKVDRAALPWPLQTTADAGADPAGDAAALGETAAWLAGKWREALGLPVTGDSDFFALGGTSLAAARLVSVLRERYPGVSVAEVYGRPRLLDLAAHLDELGGGPREERRVRPTPRRAGAVQLLVLSVLYTLGGLRWMLGLATADNLIGPLPWAPHTSWWLILGGWLALSSAAGRVAIGSAAARLLTAGMRPGSFPRGGRVHLRLWAAERTVAMFNIASLLGTPWARHYARALGCRVGRDIDLHTAPPVTGMARFGDGCAVEPEADVAGWWLDGDVLHLGAVEIGAGARVGTRSTLMPGARIGEGADIAPGSCVLGDVPDHRQWHGSPARPVTGAPPAGDGWPLPDHRRARRWDLAYALALPVFNLLPLIAAAPALWMTYRAVRGEGTLTGVLVRLLVLTPLLMVVGVAAYAGLIVVLVRLFGIPVKPGHHRAHGGVAFCTWIVSGLMTTARGSLFPFYASLFTPVWLRLLGARVGRRVEASTVLALPGLLRADDGAFLADDSLVAPFEIRGGWLRLGAARVGRRAFVGNSGIVGPGRELPDHALIGVLSDAPEHAEPGSSWTGRPGFPLPRVADHADPGRTYDPPRRLVLARSAVELCRVVPVLISALLGAGSLAALQAVFNAYGLLAGAAVSGLVSVGAGIVALLLTTAAKWILVGRFRTGEHPLWSSFVWRNELYDNFVEELAMPWLGTTLTGTPFLNVWLRSLGARIGRGVWCESHWLPEADLVRLDDGVSVNRGCVLQTHLFHDRLMRLDAVHVGAGATLGPHSIVLPGSVLGAGACVGAASLVMRGEGVPAGSRWVGNPVAPWPRQAPGTAPVDGVDAGRLRIPGRPRDPEDGTSGYEASVSVDTRHNRSAASGSRA; this comes from the coding sequence GTGTGGCCGGTGGCCGGGGCGGCACCGGCCAGAACCCTGCTCGATGTGCTGGAGGCGTCCGCCCGGGCACATCCCGACGCTCCCGCCCTGGACACGAGCACGATCACGGGAGCGGGCTCGGGCTCGGGCCTCACAACCGACGCCGGTCCCGGACTGCTCGACTACCGCGCGCTGACGGCCCGGGTCACGGAACTGGCCGACCGGCTGGCGGCCGCGGGCATCGGCAGGGGCGACCGGGTCGGGGTGCGCGTCCCGTCGGGCACGGCGGAGCTGTATCTGGCGATCCTCGCGGTGCTGCGCACCGGAGCGGCCTACGTACCGGTGGACGCCGACGATCCGGCCGAACGCGCGGAGCTGATCTGGTCGGACGCCGCGGTGTGCGCGGTGATCGGCGCCGGCTGCGTGATCGTGCCGCGCCCCGCGCAGCGGCCCGGTGGCCGGCCGGGCCGCCCGGGACCCGACGACGACGCCTGGATCATCTTCACCTCCGGCACCACGGGCCGTCCCAAGGGAGTGGCGGTCAGCCACCGTTCGGCTGCCGCGTTCGTCGACGCCGAGGCGCGGATCTTCCTCACGGAAGCGCCGCTGGGCCCGGGTGACCGGGTGCTGGCGGGGCTTTCCGTGGCGTTCGACGCGTCGTGCGAGGAGATGTGGCTGGCCTGGCGGCACGGGGCGTGCCTCGTCCCGGCTCCGCGGTCGCTGGTGCGGGCGGGCGTCGACCTGGGGCCCTGGCTGGTCGAACGGGGCGTCACGGTGGTCTCCACCGTCCCGACGCTGGTGGCGCTGTGGCCCGTGGAGTCGCTGGCCCGGGTGCGGCTGCTGATCCTCGGCGGTGAGGCGTGCCCGGCCGAACTCGTCGACCGGCTGGCCGCGCCGGGCCGCGAACTGTGGAACACCTACGGGCCGACGGAGACCACCGTGGTGGCCTGCGCCGCGCTGCTGACGCCGGGCCGGCCGGTCAGGATCGGCACCCCGCTGGACGGCTGGGAGATCGCCGTCGTCAACGGCGAGGGCAAGCCCGTCGCCTGGCACGAGACGGGAGAACTGCTGATCGGCGGCGTCGGCGCCGCCCGGTACCTCGACCCCGCCAAGGACGCCGAGAAGTTCCGCCCGCACCCGTGGCTGCGCGGCCCGCGCGTCTACCGCAGCGGCGACCTGGTGGTGGCGGAACCCGAGGGACTGGTCTTCGTCGGGCGCGCCGACGAGCAGGTGAAGCTGGCGGGCCGCCGGGTCGAACTCGGGGAGATCGACGCGGCGTTGCGGGCGCTGCCCGGAGTGCGCTCCGCCGCGGCGGCCGTGCGGAACACGGCGGCGGGCGGCCAGGTGCTGGTCGGCTACCTCGTCCTGGACCCACCGGAGGGGAAGAAAGGACTGGACTCGACCGCCCTGCCGGATCCGCGGTTCGACCCGGGTGCGGCGCGCGCCCTGCTGCTCGAACGGCTTCCGGCGACGCTGGTCCCCGTCCTGGCCGTGGTGGACGAACTGCCGACCCGTACCTCGGGAAAGGTCGACCGTGCAGCCCTGCCCTGGCCGCTGCAGACGACCGCCGACGCCGGAGCGGACCCGGCGGGCGACGCCGCCGCGCTCGGGGAGACGGCCGCCTGGCTCGCCGGCAAGTGGCGCGAGGCACTCGGCCTGCCGGTCACCGGAGACAGCGACTTCTTCGCGCTCGGCGGCACCAGCCTGGCCGCCGCCCGGCTCGTCTCGGTCCTGCGGGAGCGGTACCCCGGGGTCTCGGTGGCGGAGGTCTACGGCCGCCCCCGGCTGCTCGACCTCGCCGCCCACCTCGACGAACTCGGCGGCGGCCCGCGCGAGGAACGGCGGGTGCGGCCGACCCCACGACGCGCCGGAGCCGTCCAACTGCTGGTGCTGTCGGTGCTGTACACGCTCGGCGGACTGCGGTGGATGCTCGGGCTCGCCACGGCCGACAACCTCATCGGGCCGCTGCCCTGGGCGCCGCACACCTCCTGGTGGCTGATCCTGGGCGGCTGGCTGGCGCTGTCGAGCGCCGCAGGGCGGGTGGCCATCGGCTCGGCGGCGGCCCGGCTGCTCACCGCCGGGATGCGTCCGGGTTCCTTTCCGCGCGGCGGCCGGGTCCATCTGCGGCTGTGGGCGGCGGAGCGGACGGTGGCCATGTTCAACATCGCCTCGCTGCTCGGCACTCCCTGGGCCCGGCACTACGCCCGCGCGCTGGGCTGCCGGGTCGGACGGGACATCGATCTGCACACCGCGCCGCCGGTGACGGGCATGGCCCGGTTCGGCGACGGATGCGCCGTCGAGCCGGAGGCCGACGTGGCCGGGTGGTGGCTGGACGGCGACGTCCTGCACCTGGGCGCCGTCGAGATCGGGGCCGGCGCCCGCGTCGGCACCCGGAGCACCCTGATGCCCGGCGCCCGGATCGGCGAAGGCGCCGACATCGCGCCCGGCAGCTGCGTACTCGGCGACGTTCCGGACCACCGGCAGTGGCACGGCTCCCCCGCCCGCCCCGTCACCGGCGCACCGCCGGCCGGTGACGGCTGGCCGCTCCCCGACCACCGCCGTGCCCGCCGCTGGGACCTCGCCTACGCGCTCGCCCTGCCGGTCTTCAACCTGCTGCCGCTGATCGCGGCGGCGCCCGCGCTGTGGATGACGTACCGGGCGGTCCGCGGCGAGGGGACGCTCACCGGAGTCCTGGTGCGGCTGCTGGTGCTGACCCCGCTGCTCATGGTGGTGGGCGTCGCGGCGTACGCGGGCCTGATCGTCGTCCTCGTCCGGCTGTTCGGCATCCCGGTGAAGCCCGGCCACCATCGCGCGCACGGCGGTGTCGCCTTCTGCACCTGGATCGTGTCGGGTCTGATGACCACGGCGCGCGGCTCGCTCTTCCCGTTCTACGCCAGCCTGTTCACCCCGGTCTGGCTGCGGCTGCTCGGCGCCCGGGTGGGCCGCCGGGTCGAGGCGTCCACCGTGCTGGCGCTGCCCGGCCTGCTGCGCGCCGACGACGGCGCGTTCCTGGCGGACGACTCGCTCGTCGCCCCGTTCGAGATCCGTGGCGGCTGGTTGCGGCTCGGCGCCGCACGGGTCGGCCGCCGGGCCTTCGTCGGGAACTCCGGCATCGTCGGCCCGGGGCGGGAGCTGCCCGACCACGCCCTCATCGGGGTGCTGTCCGACGCCCCCGAGCACGCCGAGCCGGGCTCGTCGTGGACCGGACGGCCGGGCTTCCCGCTGCCCCGTGTCGCGGACCACGCCGACCCCGGCCGTACCTACGACCCGCCCCGCCGGCTGGTGCTGGCCCGCTCGGCGGTGGAACTGTGCCGGGTCGTCCCGGTGTTGATCTCCGCGCTGCTGGGCGCCGGGTCCCTCGCGGCGCTGCAGGCCGTGTTCAACGCGTACGGGCTGCTGGCCGGCGCGGCCGTCAGCGGACTGGTGAGCGTGGGCGCGGGCATCGTCGCGCTGCTCCTCACGACGGCGGCCAAGTGGATTCTGGTGGGCCGCTTCCGCACGGGCGAGCACCCGTTGTGGTCGTCCTTCGTCTGGCGCAACGAGCTGTACGACAACTTCGTGGAAGAGCTGGCCATGCCCTGGCTCGGCACGACCCTGACCGGCACACCGTTCCTGAACGTCTGGCTGCGCAGCCTCGGTGCGCGCATCGGCCGCGGGGTGTGGTGCGAGAGCCACTGGCTGCCCGAGGCGGATCTGGTGCGGCTGGACGACGGTGTCAGCGTCAACCGCGGGTGTGTCCTGCAGACGCATCTGTTCCATGACCGGCTGATGCGTCTCGACGCGGTCCACGTCGGGGCGGGCGCCACGCTCGGCCCGCACTCCATCGTGCTGCCCGGCTCGGTGCTCGGCGCCGGAGCCTGCGTCGGCGCCGCCTCGCTGGTCATGCGCGGCGAGGGCGTGCCGGCGGGGTCCCGGTGGGTCGGCAACCCCGTCGCTCCGTGGCCGCGGCAGGCGCCGGGCACGGCGCCCGTCGACGGCGTGGACGCGGGGCGCCTCCGGATCCCGGGGCGGCCCCGTGATCCGGAGGACGGAACGTCCGGCTACGAGGCGAGCGTCTCGGTGGACACCCGCCACAACCGCTCGGCCGCTTCGGGGTCGAGGGCGTAG
- a CDS encoding chaplin, with amino-acid sequence MKQVARKGLFTAMVAGGALASAGYAHADAGAGGDTVGSPGVLSGNSVQIPVHVPVNLCGNTVSVAGLLNPSSGNGCANVSPGGGPAAGPAAGQGTGGTRSTTTGGSASHGETKGSPGLLSGNGLQLPIDLPVNITGNSVSVVGIGNASSGNVSSNRPDTPPVRTLPAPPRLSVPVPAGHQAPLVQAEAGESLAHTGTDSLGFTVPAGAALLIGGTVLYRRSRPRT; translated from the coding sequence ATGAAACAGGTCGCCAGAAAGGGACTGTTCACCGCCATGGTCGCCGGCGGAGCACTGGCCAGCGCCGGATACGCGCACGCCGACGCGGGCGCCGGTGGTGACACGGTGGGATCCCCCGGGGTGCTGTCGGGCAACTCGGTGCAGATCCCGGTGCACGTTCCGGTCAACCTGTGCGGGAACACGGTCAGTGTGGCCGGCCTGCTCAACCCGTCGTCCGGCAACGGCTGCGCCAACGTCTCGCCCGGCGGCGGTCCTGCCGCGGGTCCGGCCGCCGGCCAGGGCACCGGAGGCACCCGGTCCACGACCACGGGCGGCTCGGCCTCGCACGGCGAAACGAAGGGCTCGCCGGGGCTCCTGTCGGGCAACGGCCTGCAGCTGCCGATCGATCTGCCGGTGAACATCACGGGGAACTCGGTCAGCGTCGTGGGCATCGGGAACGCGTCGAGCGGAAACGTCTCTTCAAACCGGCCCGACACGCCTCCCGTCCGCACCCTCCCCGCGCCTCCGCGGCTGTCCGTGCCGGTACCGGCGGGCCATCAGGCCCCGCTCGTCCAGGCCGAGGCCGGAGAGTCGCTCGCGCACACGGGCACGGACTCCCTGGGCTTCACCGTACCGGCGGGGGCGGCCCTGCTGATCGGCGGCACCGTGCTGTACCGGAGGTCACGTCCGCGGACGTGA